The Oreochromis niloticus isolate F11D_XX unplaced genomic scaffold, O_niloticus_UMD_NMBU tig00007093_pilon, whole genome shotgun sequence genome has a segment encoding these proteins:
- the LOC109200551 gene encoding tripartite motif-containing protein 16-like translates to MKITLLADLVEELKKTGLQAAPADHCYAGPEDVACDVCTGRKMKAFKSCLFCLASYCEKHLQPHYDAAPLKKHKLVEPSKKLQENICSRHDEVMKMFCHTDQQSICYLCPVDEHRGHDTVSAAAERTERQRELEVSRQNIQQRIQDREKDVKLLQQEVEAINQSADQTVEHSEKIFTELIHLIQKRSSDVKQQIRSQQETEVSRVKELEEKLEQEITELKRKDAELKQLSHTEDHIQFLHNYPSLSALSESTDSSSINIRPLSYFEDVTAAVSEVRDKLQDILREEWTNISLTVTEVDVLLSDPPEPKTRAGFLKYSCEITLDPNTANKQLLLSEGNRKVTLMYQQQSYSDHPDRFTVYKQVLSRESLTGRCYWEVEWRGTGVYVAVAYKSISRAGNDCRFGRNDKSWSLQCYNNSYTFWYNDIETRVSGPRSSRVGVYLDHRAGILSFYSVSETMTLLHRVQTTFTQPLYAGLWIYYNYGDTAELIKVK, encoded by the exons ATGAAAATCACCTTGTTAGCAGATTTagtggaggagctgaagaagactggactccaagctgctcctgctgatcactgctatgctggacctgaagatgtggcctgtgatgtctgcactgggaGAAAAATGAAAGCCTTCAAGTCCTGTTTATTCTGTCTGGCatcttactgtgagaaacaccttCAGCCTCATTATGATGCGGctccattaaagaaacacaagctggtggagccctccaagaagctccaggagaacatctgctctcgtcatgatgag gtgatgaagatgttctgccatactgatcagcagagtatctgttatctctgccCTGTGGATGAACATAGAGGCCACGACACAgtctcagctgcagcagaaaggactgagaggcagagagagctggaggtgagtcgacaaaacatccagcagagaatccaggacagagagaaagatgtgaagctgcttcaacaggaggtggaggccatcaatcagtctgctgatcaaacagtggagcacagtgagaagatcttcactgagctgatccatctcatccagaaaagaagctctgatgtgaagcagcagatcagatcccagcaggaaactgaagtgagtcgagtcaaagagcttgaggagaagctggagcaggagatcactgagctgaagaggaaagatgctgagctgaagcagctctcacacacagaggatcacatccagtttctacacaactacccctcactgtcagcactcagtgagtctacagactcatccagcatcaatatccgtcctctgagctactttgaggatgtgacagcagctgtgtcagaggtcagagataaactacaggacattctgagagaggaatggacaaacatctcactgacagtcactgaagtggatgttttactgtcagatccaccagagccaaagaccagagctggattcttaaaatattcatgtgaaatcacactggatccaaacacagcaaacaaacagctgttATTATCAGAAGGGAACAGAAAAGTAACATTAATGTATCAACAACAGTCTtattctgatcatccagacagattcactGTATATAAACAGgtcctgagtagagagagtctgactggacgttgttactgggaggtggagtggagaggaACAGGAGTTTATGTAGCAGTCGCATACAAGAGTATCAGCAGAGCAGGGAATGACTGTAGATTTGGACGTAATGACAAATCTTGGTCATTACAGTGTTACAACAACAGTTATACATTTTGGTACAACGACATTGAAACTCGTGTCTCAGGTCCTCGttcctccagagtaggagtgtacctggatcacagagcaggtattttgtccttctacagcgtctctgaaaccatgactctcctccacagagtccagaccacattcactcagccgctctatgctggacttTGGATTTACTATAATTATGGAGACACTGCTGAGTTGATTAAAGTGAAATAG